The window TGTTAAgatattctataaaaaaatataactgaTACTGGTTGCACAAAAAATATATCAATTCAAAAAAACGTTTTAACTTAGAAGAAGTAATGCTTTTTGTGCGTTGTGGTCACATACAAGACTGAGTGACCTTTTTGTGTATTAATGCACttaatataagaaaataaaagcaGAAGGGGCTTTATAGTTTGAGGTACAGAACCTATCTATACTGGAGGAAACCCTTGAGCAGAGTAGGCAGTTTGAGGTGTGGAATCAGATGCAGTCTGGGTCGGCCCATGTAGTTTCGGATACTCAGTCTACACAGCTGACAGAGAGACCGTGGCATGGCTATCAAGGAAGAAACAGTAGAAGTTAGCAATATccccctttttaaaaaaatacaaatatagggtatatatatatatatatatatatatatatatatatatatatatatatattttttttttttttttacaacttagtAAGTATATAGACAAAGTGACCCTTGTTCAAATCCTAGCCtacactgatttttttctttttcttttcattattatgGCTATAATATACAGAAGGTGCAACTTTGTGAAGACTGACTTTGCATTGAATGGGTGATTTCTACAATCTATTGTCTTCATCAGTTCTTAAAAGACACTTAATTCTCAGAAGACCCTGGCTTATTTCCTGAAACCATTCCCACTCTTTCCTGTCCAAATCAGCTGAGCAACATTACCCTCGTAAAGAAGAAGCACTGCCTCTGCTGCACTGCTGGGTGGCGCTGTTTCTATCGGCCTTTGTAGTTCCAGGTTGCGAGCGTTGATGTTAGCGCCAAAGTCTAGTAGCACACTGATGATTTCTGGACAGTCCTTCTGTGTGGCAGCATGCAGTGGTGTGTCCAGGAAACGGCCCTTCTGCACATTTGCTCctaagaaaaacacatttatgttttaAAGAACTAAGGTGAGATGACCTGACCACACACCAAAATACACCAAGTAACTGAATTTCTCTTTTAGGTAGTTTGAACAGTAAAAGTGTACACAGAGCCACATCAAACTCACCTCCATCCAGAAGTTTCCGTGTACACTGGAGCTGCTGGGAGACACAGGCAATGTAGAGAGGTGTTCCTAGATGAGGGATGTCATAATCTACATCTGCTCCCCACGAGATGAGAGACTCTATACATGCTGCTCGGCCTGagacaaacaaacacatgtaTGATTACTTTTTTGTAACCTCAGCTATAAATGTTTAGTGATTTTGGTTTCGCCAACCAGGGATGCGAAATAGTGTAGTGATGGATACTCACGTCACCAATGACGTTATGATTTTTGGATCACGTGTCACTTAAGGTGCAGTTATGAGTACATCTGATAAGAAAGATTGGTGGGATATCTAACTTGTAGAACCTCTTTCTGTATTATCAACACAAGGAAGACacaagtgtaataaaataaattttattaacaatagaTAGACAAGACTTACTAAATGAATACCATAAATGAAAAAGGAAGAAAGTGCAAGTGATTAATTTGGATGTTGCATTGGCAGAAATGCTGAGACTTCTACagtgttgaaaaataaaaagcagcaaaTGCTGGTtgggtatgttttgaagcatggaagCTGGTTTAAGCTAGTTCTTAGTTGGTCATGAGCTGGAATTTAGCTGGTCTTGAGCTGGTTATGAGCTCATTAAAGCTGGTCTTGTGCTGGTCCTAAGCAACTAGCTTCTGCTCAGGACCAGCTTgaaccagctcaaaccagttGTCATGCTTAAAatcgtaccttttttttttttttttatcaacaggGCAATAAAGTGAAGAACCCTTTATTATGTATCAAACAAATAAGTTAATCATTTTTTATCAGCTGACATCAGCTTTATAATATCTAATGTAAATTAGAAAATcataatagtataatataaaataatgccaCGGTCTCTGGAAAAGGTTTGGATAATTGATATTTATGTTCTCTCAGTCAAGTGAACAGTCCAGTTGTGGTGACTTCTTCCACTGGTTGTGCTGGTAACAATGCAGTGGGCAAAAGAAGCGGAAAACTATTTCAACAACCTCGAACACGAAGTCCTGTAGGACGCTGATTTCCTGGAGAACCAAATAACCAAATCTGGAATGCAAATGTGGCCCTGGAGTAGGTGCAGAAGGTAATTTGCCTGGAATACGCAGAGGAGAATAGGTTTGCTCACTGGAGCTTCACCTTGTTGCAAATTTCTGTATGTCTTCAGCCTCTCTGGGCTAGAGTCAGAACTTGGTAAATCTGCTTTGTCTCTCTTGGATGGAGACTCGGGACGTGCTGCATCTGTTGTTGCTTGCTGGACAAAGACTCTGAATGTACAGTATATCTTTCCTTGCATGCTGCAGGCTCAGAACATGGTCCTATGTTGCTGCCTCGAAAGCTGGAGACTCTAGACAAATGGGTCTGTTGCTGCCTTCCCTGTAGTGGACTGCAGGCTCACAACCCGTAGAGTTGTTGTTATAGCTGTTATTGTCTCTTCCCTCATGGGCCAGAGATTCAGAACAAGTGTATATGATAGTGTCTCACTGGACGTGCCAGAGTCAGAATAAGGAGTGTCTTTTGGAAGTGTACCTCTTTATCCCTTTCAGATGAGGAAGAGATTGCAATTTATCACTTCTCCATTTCCATACAGTGATTGGCTGTTTCCACCAGAGTGGGGGAACATAGTGTGGCTCACCCTTCTTTCCTCCTGTGGAACTTATTTGCATAGTCCATAGGGGCAGctgtgacctaatggttagagaactGGACTTGTAACCAggaggttgcaggttcgagtctcggtgctggcaggagttgtaggtggaggagggagttaataaacagcgctctcttccaccctcaatacccatgactgaagtgcccttgagcaaggcactgaacccccagttgctcttgggtgctggatatagctgcccactgtgttcacggtgtgttcacttcccactgctgtgtgtgtgcacttggatgggttaaatgcagagcaccaattctgagtatgggttacatGCTTGGCAAATGCCACGACTTTCCCTTTTTCCACTTTCAAACACAAATTTAGAAGAATGAAAAATGTCACTAAAGTTTTACCTAAGCATTTCTTACTTTCCAAACCACAACCATGCTTCTGGCAATGTTACGAATGCATTAAGTGCAAACATGATGGAAAAAGATTTAACTTGTCTTGCATGCATTCATTTCTCCATTAACAGCTGAGTTTGTGTTAGATGTTGCACTACACAAAGCTGTCACTGCGAAaacttatttctctgaataactATGAGATGGATGTGTTATAGTTTAATCAATTTTAATGTTTGGAAACATAGATATGAATTTATTTGGATGGATCTTTGTGATCTTTCTCTTTGTTTCACATACTGTTGCGCTTCTGGAGTTCCTAAGGTCTTTTTTTATGGCGGTCACAGGCCAAAAAGTCAAGAATCAGTCTCTAGGTGGGTGAAGGGCAGAAAGTCCTTTTGTTCCTGTGCTTGGTACCAGAGATCTTCTTCTTGCCCTCTAAGAGCTGCCTGGCTGTTCTCCTAGTATCTTTATCTGATGGTGTTGGATAATTTCCACCAGTAGACCACCAATATCCAATCAAAATAGAAAACCTTTGACCACTATAAATCGGCCATAAACTGGGCTCTGGAATGTGCTGTTCACtacaaatgcattcaaataaattgatttttttgtgGTTGGATTAGAGCAGTTACTTGGCAGGCAGAATTACTTACCTTTGCTGGAGGCCTCATGAATCGGTGAAGGCTGGCACTCTTCTGCCTGTGGTTTTGCTCCATGTTCCAAAAGCACCTCTGTGCAAGTGACACTTCCTGTTGAGCAGGCGTTAAACAGCGGGGTCACGCCATCAATGGTAGTTGCATTCACCTGCCATGTACATCAACATTTTAACAGCCCAATCCACACAAACAGATCAAGCTGCCTTTTCAGTCTTCTACTATGCAAAGAGCAAGTCTTCACTGAAACAATTAAAGGAAACCGGAGTTAGCTGTCACAAAGGTAATTAGAAGGGGCTACTTCAGTAACTGTGGTTTTGAGATAAAATTCTATCATTTATCCATGTGACATACAGTAATTTATTCAGATCTTTAGAAGTTCAGTGGGTGGCAGAAGTTCTGTTTAATTTTTGATATAGCTCCAAACCAgcaaaaataaatagacaaataaaaaataaaaacacaggcaaatattcatctataaatatataaaagagtAAGCAAACGACTGAACTGTATACTCATGACAAGAGTATATTTCAGAAATGTTAAGTCAGGGTAAGCAGTGTTTTTTATTGGGCCACATATGAAATATGTATATGTTGCTGAAAAACCTTTGTTGTGTTGTTTAATAACTGTAACTCACATTGGCACCAGCTTCTATGAGAGCCCTGGCACATGCTACGTGATCTCCGAGACAAGCTTCATGCAGTGGAGTCACATGATCAATAGTGATGATATTTGCACTGTAACCCTGGTAATatggagagatagagagagagagaaaaaaaagaaaaacaaacacaatgtaTTTTCTTGTTTAAATGCTAACATATTATTTTGACCTCTTTTCAGCAATTTCTGCTCCATTTCTGTATTTCTGTTTGTGAACCTGTGAGAGAAGAGTCTTGAGCGCCAGAAGTCGACCCTGACATGCAGCTTCATGGAGTGGAGAACGATCCGCCCATGAACCTGTGAACACACATCAGATTATTCTTAATACTGAATAAATGTACTGACACCCAACTGTTTCCCGTGACTAATAAATGCCCTTTCATCTCAGAAAAACAAACCTCAAAAAAGTTACATTAACATAATTTACAGCAACCATTATTTGCTGTATTTAAAAGCCGAGCAAAAGCACCATGTAATTCAAGAGCTTTAAATACATCCACTCAGCCACAGCCAGACTTCATAACATTTCTAGTACAGTACATTGTAAAGTGAGAGTGGTGTAGGCACTGGTGATTTTGACACTGCCCATTGACAGCTGTTGAGCAGAGAGCTTGTGAGAGGAATTGCTGAAAATGGCACAGCATTATCAACTAACATGAGAGTAGTTCAGCTCTCTAGATACAATAAAGGTCGACTCATTTAAACTGTTGAGCCATTTGAACAGATTCCCCTGTGTTGCTTTGatacaaaatgtaaatgaaatgatgtCACTTCATAAAATGTGCAATAAAAACCAGGCTGTAATGTTATCAGTATTTAGTAATAAAAGCAATATGATTCTCCTATAAAGGCAGCTATGCTATTTCATGTATATAGGACACATTTACAAAACACCACACATAACAAATGCCCATTTACAAAAACTCAGTGGACGATCCTTGGCATTCATTACTCCTGGGCAGCAAATGCCAGGGCTCTCCATTACTGGCAACAGGGCATTTTGGACAGCATGTCTTTTGTATTATGTGTTTGAGCTGAAGCCATTTCAGTGTCAAAGTTTTCATTACCAGCTTTACTcttcaaaaagctttttttaaatatatatatatatatatatatatatatatatatggcgagCAATAATTGTGTGCTAGAAAAtcgttaaatattttgaattaaaaaaaagtttaaagatcAAAAATAAATTTACCCAGGAAATTGATTGACGATTTTTATTATGGTTCTATATTTTTAACCAATCATTAATGCTAAATGTTTAATGTTAGATGCATAAACTAATCACATAGTGTATTttcaatttagatttatttgtaaAGTGCCATGTGTTACAAATGATCATGTTAAACAAATCTGATAAATATTTTAGGTAACAAGTTACCATCAACATTCCGAAATTCCTCAAATGTTCCATAGATCCCCAAACACTTCCCTGCAACCTCCTGGGGTCCCCGCAGTCTGTATTTGGAAGTTTCCTCAATTAAACAACTGCATCAACCAACTGACCACATAAGCAACAAAACAGCTACCAACAACAATGTCAATGTCTTCAGACATTTTATATTTAGTCAGAACCAGAATCGTATGTGTAACAGAATATACCTTAATTCACAGTACTAGCAGCTCATACCATACTGTAGGTATTTATCTATTCACAGTGGACTGAGGAGATGTATATTTAGCAAGAGCTCAATCTAGCCACAACAACATACGACAACTGCCTTCTGCTACTGCCATTGCTGGCACAGAACGAGGCCTAGGAGCAATAGGTTCTGTTACGTACCCAGGTCTCCGTCTCCCCACGGCACATCTATCCATTGATACGAATACGCCATAGCCTGTAAATGAAAGTACGGCTGTCATCTTGAGGCGCAAAAAGGCAGCCGCCTTCTCTTTTTAGCTTAGTTGAGCGAAGGAGATGAGTTACTGCCAACGAGATTCCACACTGACATGTGGAACGTTAGGTCACAGCTGTGCTTCAGTCAGTTACAATACTAGTTTAGATGCTAATATCATTTAATGATGCAGTTTAGTGTTTTCTTAGGCATAATGCCACATAAAAATTAATTAGTGATAATTACTTAAATAGTGACAATTTAGGTCAGAGAAAATTACACTGCTCAGTATGAATGCAGGCTGTTTAACAGAAAATAGTCTTTATTGAGACTCTGTGAAAGCTTTCATGAATATTTCAGATCCTGTTCTGTTCATGTGCTTACAGCTGGGATCCATGGAGACTAAGCAGGGAAGTTACAAGTAAAAGACAGTACTATAAATATTCTATGGCACACTGCAATGATATAAAGCAAACCCTCCCCCTCCGCATTATAGAGTAAAAGACCAAGTCTAAAGCATAATGCAGAAGGAGTCCAAACACATAATAGTCTCCAATTTTACTGTTTACTTGAACTCTCATGGTCTTGCTAAGAGGGTTCAAATGCTGCCAACTAGAAATAACAAAATTTAGCTGTgtgcagcaaaaaaataaaaaaataaataatattttctgaataaaattcaCACTCAGACTGATTTTTACCTTAACTTATAACTACTAGGCCTTACACACAACATGGTAAACACATTACATAGTGTATGCTACTATTTTTATGTTCCTATACTTGTTGCATAGTCAGCAAATAGCTAGACAGTTTTGTATTTGGGCTGTGGGGAATATAGGGAACACTACCAAGGCTTTGgaacaaaatgttcttttttttcatccaCCACGGCAAACTATGAccaataatattacaacaaatttAAGGGCAGATTAGATTTGCGTTGCATGACTATCCACAGTACTGTATCATATTCACTTCATTCATCGTTCTGCTCTACTGATAATGATGATTGCAGGTGTGCTTCTGACTGACACTGGAAATTATGTCGTTAATATCCAACCTTATTCCATTCATTtcgttttcttattttttaatcattaaaacatattttatatttacaggcTAAACATTAAACAATATCTATGATAATATTGAGAGTGTCATATAAATCATaatgatttttatattatttatctaacattacttaaaatgttatttgtcattttacataAAAGGTCCGCCCTTATACAAATGCATTACTGCAAGGTGACAGCAGGGCGCAATATGAAGGCACATTCATTTGCACGTGTCGATAACTCACCTTGACTAATCAAAATA is drawn from Carassius gibelio isolate Cgi1373 ecotype wild population from Czech Republic chromosome B1, carGib1.2-hapl.c, whole genome shotgun sequence and contains these coding sequences:
- the asb5b gene encoding ankyrin repeat and SOCS box protein 5b isoform X2, which produces MQKEDRADANMPEVPCREAEYSDNTPKKRKREDVDDFSEKKKSRWGILISQGSWADRSPLHEAACQGRLLALKTLLSQGYSANIITIDHVTPLHEACLGDHVACARALIEAGANVNATTIDGVTPLFNACSTGSVTCTEVLLEHGAKPQAEECQPSPIHEASSKGRAACIESLISWGADVDYDIPHLGTPLYIACVSQQLQCTRKLLDGGANVQKGRFLDTPLHAATQKDCPEIISVLLDFGANINARNLELQRPIETAPPSSAAEAVLLLYEAMPRSLCQLCRLSIRNYMGRPRLHLIPHLKLPTLLKGFLQYR
- the asb5b gene encoding ankyrin repeat and SOCS box protein 5b isoform X1, whose product is MTEILEERPFGSQYTNVYLSIFVLFCFKLFVKISLNILTHFYVVKGNRKEAARIAAEFYDFGQGHSSWADRSPLHEAACQGRLLALKTLLSQGYSANIITIDHVTPLHEACLGDHVACARALIEAGANVNATTIDGVTPLFNACSTGSVTCTEVLLEHGAKPQAEECQPSPIHEASSKGRAACIESLISWGADVDYDIPHLGTPLYIACVSQQLQCTRKLLDGGANVQKGRFLDTPLHAATQKDCPEIISVLLDFGANINARNLELQRPIETAPPSSAAEAVLLLYEAMPRSLCQLCRLSIRNYMGRPRLHLIPHLKLPTLLKGFLQYR
- the asb5b gene encoding ankyrin repeat and SOCS box protein 5b isoform X3 — encoded protein: MAYSYQWIDVPWGDGDLGSWADRSPLHEAACQGRLLALKTLLSQGYSANIITIDHVTPLHEACLGDHVACARALIEAGANVNATTIDGVTPLFNACSTGSVTCTEVLLEHGAKPQAEECQPSPIHEASSKGRAACIESLISWGADVDYDIPHLGTPLYIACVSQQLQCTRKLLDGGANVQKGRFLDTPLHAATQKDCPEIISVLLDFGANINARNLELQRPIETAPPSSAAEAVLLLYEAMPRSLCQLCRLSIRNYMGRPRLHLIPHLKLPTLLKGFLQYR